The stretch of DNA ATTTACGGCCTTTGTTGCGATTAACGAAAACATTAAACTGAACGTATGTTTAGAAGACTGAGCTTGTTGCTGGCGTTCGCTTGTTTGTCCGTAGTATCTTACGGGCAAGGCCAGGGTACCCTACAGGGTAAAATCAAGGATAAGGCTACCGGAGAACCGTTGCCTTTTGTAAACCTCGTTATTGAACAGGGTGGTGTCCAAAAAGGTGGAGCCTCCTCGGATTTCGACGGTAACTACAAAATTGCTTCCATTACGCCAGGTACATACAATGTACGTGCCAGCTTCGTGGGGTATAAGCCATTCCAGATTAACGGAGTTATTGTAAACTCTAACAAAATCACCTTCCTCGATTTGGAATTGGAAAGTGGAGATGTTACGCTTGATGAGGTTACGGTTGTTGATTACGCTGTTCCTCTGATCGATAAAGATGGTGGTGCTTCCGGAGCAACAGTAACACGCGACGATATCGCTAAAATGCCGGGTCGTTCTGCTACCTCCATTGCAACCACAGTGGGTGGTGTTTATTCCGCAGACGGTTCAGGTGCACTTTCTATTCGTGGTGCCCGTTCGGATGCTAACTACTACTTCATCGATGGTATTAAAGTTCGCGGATCAACAGGTCTTCCGAAATCAGCAATTGAAGAGGTGTCGGTAATTACCGGTGGACTTCCAGCCAACTACGGTGATGCTACCGGTGGTGTAATTTCGATTACAACCAGAGGTGCTTCCAAAGATTTCTTCGGAGGTATCGATTACCTGACTTCAGGTTTCCACTTCGGCGGAAATGATCCTTACAAAGCAAAAAATATCGGATTGGATAAATATGGATACAACCTGATTGAAGGTTCATTATCCGGACCAATCATTATGAAAAAAGATTCTACCGGTAAAAAAATTAAACCCATCTTAGGCTTCTTCGTTTCCGGTAACCTTACCAATATCGCAGATAGCCGTCCATTCTTCACCGACCAATATGTGATTAAATCAGACGTTCGCGATCGCATCATTTCTAATCCTCTTCGTCCGACCGGTTCAGGCTTCGGAGCATTTTACAATACCGACTTCCTTCGCATGAGCGATTTTGAAAAGGTAAAATTCCGTCAAAATGCAATGAGCACTGCTATCACCGGTGCAGGAAAAATCGACGTTAACCTTGGTCCTTTAATGAACCTGACTTTTGGTGGATCATTGGATTACTCCAACTATTATGGTTACGACTATAATAACATGTTATTCAATGTAGATAACAACGGATTAATTTCAGATCGCACATGGCGTGTTTACGGACGCTTTACGCAGCGTTTTGCCCAGTCTCAAAATCAAGGTGAAGAAAGTGCATCCAAAATTAAAAATGCGTACTACACTGTAATGGTGGATTACTCTAAATACAAGCAAACAGCACAGGATGCTAATCATAAGAAAAATTTATTTGATTATGGTTATGTAGGTATGTTCCAGACTTACCGCGAACGTTCTTATGAATACACCGTAATGAATGGATCTCCTGCACGTGTTCACAATGGATACAAAGACACAGCGGTAGTATTTACTCCGTATTATATTGATCCGGTTACTGGAGAAGAGTTACATATTAATGATGACTTAGCTTCTATTACCAATCAGTATTATCAACTTTACGATGATAAAGTTGGACACTATGAAAACCTTACCCAGATTCAGTCGGCCAATGCATTGCGTAATGGTGACCAACCTACTTCAGTGTATAACCTCTGGACTAACATCGGTACTCAGTATAATAACTATTCATTAGTAGACAACTCTCAGTTCCGTGTTACTGCATCAGGCAATGCTGATATCGGAAATCACGCTGTTTCATTAGGATTCGAATTTGAACAACGTGACGACCGCGCATTCTCTGTTTCGCCGGTTGGTTTATGGACTATCGGTCGTCAGTTAGCCAACAGCCATACATCAGAGTTGGATGTAAACAATCCACAATACACTTGGTTTGGTTCAGTACTCTCTGTAGATTACGAGCCATTAAACTCCTCACCGGGTGAATACAACGTATTTGATGATGTTGAATCGCAATCGTTCTTCGATTATAACATCCGTAAAAATTTAGGTTGGAATACTGATGGTGTGGACAATCTGGATATTGATGCGATGAACCCTGAGTTTTTCCAATTAGGATGGTTCTCTGCCAATGAATTATTGAACAACGGTAATAACTACGTTTCATATTATGGTTATACTTACGACGGCCAGAAACAAACCGACAAAGTTTCTTTCAATGACTTCTTCACCGCACGTGATGAATTCGGAAACAAAACACGTCCGATTGCTCCCTTCCAGCCAATCTACGTTGCAGGTTATATCATGGATAAATTTGCATTCGACGATTTGATCTTTAACGTTGGATTACGTGTTGACCGCTTCGATGCAAACCAAATGGTACTTAAAGACCGCTACTTGCTTTATGAAGCTAAAACTGTAGCTGAGGTTGATGCACAATCTGAATTTGGTACGAGTCACCCTTCCAATATGGGAGATGATTATGTTGTATACGTAAACAGTGTTGAAAATCCAACTGCAATCAATGGTTACCGCCACGATCGTACATGGTACAACGCACAAGGTGAACAAATTTCTGACCCTTCATTAATTTATGGTCCGAATGGTGTTGCTCCTTATCTCTTAAATGCAAATGCGTCTAAAGATAAAGACAACGAAATTCCAAAAGCATTTACCGATTACAAACCACAAATCAACGTAATGCCACGTGTTGCTTTCTCATTCCCGATTAGCGACGAAGCATTATTCTTTGCACACTACGACGTACTTACTAAACGTCCAACTACAGGAAACCGTCTCGACATTTTGGATTACTACTTTATGGATGTAAGAAGTGTAGTTGTAAACAATCCGAATCTGATGCCTGAAAAAACAATTGACTACGAACTTGGTTTCCAACAAGTGTTAACCAAATCGTCTTCATTGAAAATCTCAGCGTTCTATCGCGAGTTACGTAACCAGGTTGCTTTGATCAATGTTACCGGAGCTTATCCTCGTACTTACCGTACTTATGGTAACCTTGACTTTGGTACAATTAAAGGAACGACCATTACGTATGATATGCGTCGTACTGGTAATTTATCCATCCGTTTATCGTACACCCTTCAGTTTGCAGAAGGTACAGGGTCAGATGCTAACTCTGCTTTGAACCTGGTTAACTCTGGTCAACCAAACTTAAGAACGATCTATCCGTTCGAGTATGACCAACGCCATGCTGTTACAGGGGTAATTGATTACCGCTATGGAGAAGGAAAAGATTATAACGGTCCAAAAATCGCCGGTAAAAATATCCTTCAAAATACAGGTGTAAACGTTGTATTAAACGTTGGATCAGGAACACCATACTCTTCACAACAATATGTAACTCCACAAGCATTGTTATCAGGTGGATCTTCAGCATCATTGGCCGGTCAGGTGAATGGTTCAAGAAAACCTGGTCAGTTCCGTATGGATATGCAGATCGACCGTAACTACACCTTGAAATTTGGTAAAGAGGACAAGGCGAAAACGGCTAACCTGAATATTTATCTGCAAGTAAATAACGTGTTGAATACACGTAACATCTTAAGTGTTTACGGTGCTACAGGTAACGCAAATGATGATGGATACCTGTCAGAAGCTCGTTACCAAAGTGCAATTGCTCAGGTTAACTCAGAGCAATCGTTCCGCGAATATTATGCATTGAAAGTCAACAATCCATATAACTACGGTTTGCCGCGCACAATCCGTTTGGGTATCAAGTTTGACTTCTAATAACAATACGAATGAATAACAGACAAGTTATGAATATGAAAGGGATTGTAAGAATTGGACTGAGCCTTGGGCTTTTCCTGATGGTGTCAGGGAAAGTGAAGGCCGACATCGATCCGGCTTTGAAAAGTGCTACAGCAGGAAATCTTTCCGGCGCTTTACAAAACAGAGCTGCAGGTTGTGCCCCGGCAACGGCATTAACAAAGTTGGAATTTAACAACGTTAGTGCTGTCATTGAAACCGGTGGTAATATGTGGCAGGATCGCGCACAAGGTTTTTCTGCTTATGAGGTACCGAAGGGATCAAAACTTCGCGTATTATTTGCAGGAGCACTTTGGTTGGGTGGTAAAGACTTTAACGATCAGTTAAAAGTTGCTGCGGTTACCTTCCGTCAGGGGAATGACTTTTGGCCTGGACCTCTATTAACAGATGGTACAGCTAATGTTGACGCTGCAACTTGTTTGAAGTACGATAAGTTCTTTATGACTTTGCGTCAGGATATCATCACTTTCGTAGCTTACAACGAATGTGTGCAATCCGGAGCAACGAACTGTGCCGATTTATTTCCTGGCTACAACGTGCCAAGTTCAATTTTAGATTGGCCGGGTAACAACTCAGATCCAGGTTATGATTTTAACCTCGCGCCTTATAAAGACGTTAACAATGACGGATTGTATAACCCAAGCGATGGAGATTATCCTTGGTATGACATCAAAAAAGAGTTGAGCTGTGGTAACGACCGTACTGTAACGCTTTATGGTGACCAAAACTATTGGTGGGTATTCAACGATAAAGGAAACATCCACACTGAAACTGGTGCTGATCCGATTGGTATGGAAATCAGAGCACAGGCATTTGCTTTCTCAACCAATGATGAGGTAAACGACATGACCTTTTATAATTACGAACTTTACAATCGTGGTACACAAACATTGTATGATACATACTTCGGGCAATGGGCAGATGCTGACGTTGGATTTGCTGAAGATGACTTTGTAGGTTGTGATGTTGAACGTGGTTTAGGTTATGCTTACAATGGAGATGCATTTGACGATGCAGGTAATGGACAAACCGGTTATGGAGCAAATCCTCCCGCTGTTGGTATCGACTTTTTCCAGGGACCTTTCCAGGATAATGATGGAATCGACAATCCTTTAACTAGCAACATTACCGATGCAATTGATAGCTTAGGTATCCCTTACAAAGGAATTGGTATTGGATATGGTGATGATGTAATCGACAACGAGCGTTTCGGTATGCGTAAATTCCTTTACTATTTCCGTTCCGACCAAACCACTGTAAATGCACAAAAAGAACCGAATAACGCCAACGATTATTACCGTTACTTATCGGGAATTTGGTTGGATGGTACTCCATTCTATTATGGAGGTACTGCTCACCAATCATCTGCAGGGGCACAAGCAAACGGATTAGTTCGTTGCGACTTTATGTTCCCTGGAGACACTGACCCATTAATGTTTGGTACACTTGGTACTCCAGTTGCTAATCCTACAACATGGACTGAAGCGAATGAAGGAAACACTCCGGCAGACCGTCGTTTTATGCAATCTGCTGGTCCATTTACACTGGTTCCAGGTCAAAAAAATAATATCACCGTAGGTGTTGTTTATGCACGTGCAACGACTGGTAACTCATTTGCATCAGTTCAAAAATTACAATTAGCGGATGATAAAGCACAGGCTTTATTTGACAACTGTTTCAAAATTTTGGATGCACCGGACGCACCGGATATGACCATTCAGGAGTTGGATCGTTCATTGGTAATTTACCTGACGAATCCATCTAACTCAACTAATTATAAGGAGACCTACAAAGAGAAAGATCCATTTATTATTTTACCTTATGTTTTGGATAATGGAGATTCTACTGCTAATCTTACAGATGCTGAGCGAGAAGAATTGTCTTCTTACAGATTTCAGGGATATAAATTATATCAGTTAAAAGACGCAACTGTATCCTCTTCGGATCTTTCAAACACTGATAAGGCACGTCTGGTTGCGCAGTGTGACATTAAGGACGGGGTTGGTCGTTTAGTGAATTTCATAAAAGATGAAGATCTTGGATATGATGTTCCAACCTTAATGGTGGATGGTGAAGATGAGGGAGTGCGCCATTCTTTCTTAATTGAAAAGGATGCATTTACTCAAGCAACCTTAGTAAACCATAAAACCTATTATTTTATGGCAGTTGCTTATGCATATAACAACTATAAAACCTTTGATCCAAATGATGGTACAAAGTTGGACGGGCAAAAGAAAAGATACCTTGAGAGCCGTAAATCAGTAACAGGAGCGATTAAAGCGTATACTGGTATACCTCACATTCCAGTACCTGAAACGGTAGGAACCATTCAACATGCCAACTATGGTGATGGTCCGCAAATCACTCGTATTGAAGGTTCACAAAATGGAACCATGTTCCTTGATATTACTCCTGAAACGGAAGAAATCATTGTTGCAGATTACAAAATGCAGAATCCGGTTTATCAGGCAGGTAAAGGTCCTATCGACGTGAAGGTGGTTGACCCATTAAACGTTAAGCCTGGTAAATTCTATGTTGAATTCCTTCCTGGTGGTGCATTAACTCCTGGTCAGATTAACGTAGGTTTGGATACTAGCTACTGGCAATTAGTTGCTGCTGAAACAATGGAATGGAATGGTCAAACTGTAGCAGCCGGAACCGTATTGTTAACCTCTGATAGAACCATTGAAGTTGGAAATGAACAAATCATTCCTGAATTAGGAATTTCGATCACCATCCAGCAATATAAGTATCCTGAGAATGTTTCTGGTGTTGAATTTAGTGAGCCTATTTTCGGAGATGTTTTCTTTGCTGATTCATCAAAACGCTGGTTAGCCGGTGTGGAAGATGCGGAAGGTAATAACTCGCAAAACTGGATTCGTTGCGGTACACAGCAACAAGATTGCGATGCAACCACTTATCCTGATCCCAACACTGACCCATGTATTTACAACGACTACATTGGTGAGGATGATGAAGAACTTTATGAAAGTATGGCAGGTGGAACCTGGGCGCCTTATCGCTTCTGTGCGGTAGGTAATGCTGAGAACTATCCGCGTGCAACTCCAATTGGTAACTTGTTTGGAAATACCCGTACCATGGTTGAACCAGGCATGTTACCAAACGTAGATATCGTATTCACATCCGATAAATCGAAATGGACCCGTTGTCCGGTACTCGAAATGCAAGAGGATGAAAATCTTGCTCAAGGTGGTGTGAAAAAACAAAAAATGCGTTCGGCTCAATCGGTAGATAAAGACGGTAACCCGGATGGTACCGGAACTACAGGTATGGGTTGGTTCCCCGGTTATGCAATTGACTTAGGTACCGGTGAACGTTTAAATATGGCTTTCGGAGAAGATAGCTGGTTGGCTGTCGACAATGGTCGCGATATGAAGTTTAATCCAACGAGCAAACTTTACTCTAATTTAGGAGATCCGATTTTTGGAGGTAAGCACTTTGTTTACGTATTCACCAATCAGGATCGCGAATTACCTGGTGCTAACCGTATGCCGGCTTATGACGGAGGAACATACATCTACAACATGTTAAGCTCCGGTAACTCTGCAAACGAAATCAGAGTATGGCGTTCATGTACCTGGGTGGGTGCTCCAATGTTGGCTGAAGGATTTACATTCAATGATCCTTCTCAAATTCCGACTACTGCAAAAGTAAAATTGCGTGTGTCTAAGTACTATCAGCGTTATACTACAGATTACTCTGTATATCTCCCTGATACAACTACAGCAAGTAATGGTTGGAGACCCAAATACCTCTTCGATCTTGGAGATCTGGCAACAGAAACTTCAATGACAGAAGCACGTGGTGATTCAATTTTAAAATTGATCAACATCGTACCTAATCCGTACTATGCTTACAATGCTTACGAAACAAGCCGTTTGGATACCCGTGTTAAAATCACCAATCTCCCGGAAGTTGCAACTGTAAAAATTTACAACATCTCTGGTCAGTTAGTGAGAACACTTACCAAAGACTCTCCAATAACTTCGTTGGATTGGGATTTGAAAAATCAGGCAGGTATTCCGATTGCTAGTGGAATCTATCTGGTTCACGTAGAAATTCCGGATGTTGGAGAAGTAGTTCTGAAATGGTTTGGAGCAATGCGTCCACCAGACCTTCAAAGCTTCTAATCCAGAATTATCTAACAAAACGATCGATTGAAGAACATGAAAAATAGAATCATCATATTAGCAGTTATGGCCGGGCTCAGCTCGGTCAATACTGCAAATGCAGGTAACGAAGACCGTGTTGGTAGTGCCGGTGCAACTGAGCTGTTGTTGAATCCGTGGGCAAGAAGTTCTGCCTGGGGATCTGCAGGGGTTTCCAGTGTTACAGGAATTGAAGCAACATTCATGAACGTAGCTGGTTTGGCTTTGACCAAAAAGACGGAAATAAATTTCGTTTACAACAACTGGCTTTCCGGTTCAGGCACCTCTATCAACCATGCAGGTTTAGCCCAACGTGTTGGTGAAACAAGTGTTATCGGATTAACCTTTAACTCCATTAATTTCGGAGATATTCCTA from Flavobacteriales bacterium encodes:
- a CDS encoding carboxypeptidase-like regulatory domain-containing protein is translated as MFRRLSLLLAFACLSVVSYGQGQGTLQGKIKDKATGEPLPFVNLVIEQGGVQKGGASSDFDGNYKIASITPGTYNVRASFVGYKPFQINGVIVNSNKITFLDLELESGDVTLDEVTVVDYAVPLIDKDGGASGATVTRDDIAKMPGRSATSIATTVGGVYSADGSGALSIRGARSDANYYFIDGIKVRGSTGLPKSAIEEVSVITGGLPANYGDATGGVISITTRGASKDFFGGIDYLTSGFHFGGNDPYKAKNIGLDKYGYNLIEGSLSGPIIMKKDSTGKKIKPILGFFVSGNLTNIADSRPFFTDQYVIKSDVRDRIISNPLRPTGSGFGAFYNTDFLRMSDFEKVKFRQNAMSTAITGAGKIDVNLGPLMNLTFGGSLDYSNYYGYDYNNMLFNVDNNGLISDRTWRVYGRFTQRFAQSQNQGEESASKIKNAYYTVMVDYSKYKQTAQDANHKKNLFDYGYVGMFQTYRERSYEYTVMNGSPARVHNGYKDTAVVFTPYYIDPVTGEELHINDDLASITNQYYQLYDDKVGHYENLTQIQSANALRNGDQPTSVYNLWTNIGTQYNNYSLVDNSQFRVTASGNADIGNHAVSLGFEFEQRDDRAFSVSPVGLWTIGRQLANSHTSELDVNNPQYTWFGSVLSVDYEPLNSSPGEYNVFDDVESQSFFDYNIRKNLGWNTDGVDNLDIDAMNPEFFQLGWFSANELLNNGNNYVSYYGYTYDGQKQTDKVSFNDFFTARDEFGNKTRPIAPFQPIYVAGYIMDKFAFDDLIFNVGLRVDRFDANQMVLKDRYLLYEAKTVAEVDAQSEFGTSHPSNMGDDYVVYVNSVENPTAINGYRHDRTWYNAQGEQISDPSLIYGPNGVAPYLLNANASKDKDNEIPKAFTDYKPQINVMPRVAFSFPISDEALFFAHYDVLTKRPTTGNRLDILDYYFMDVRSVVVNNPNLMPEKTIDYELGFQQVLTKSSSLKISAFYRELRNQVALINVTGAYPRTYRTYGNLDFGTIKGTTITYDMRRTGNLSIRLSYTLQFAEGTGSDANSALNLVNSGQPNLRTIYPFEYDQRHAVTGVIDYRYGEGKDYNGPKIAGKNILQNTGVNVVLNVGSGTPYSSQQYVTPQALLSGGSSASLAGQVNGSRKPGQFRMDMQIDRNYTLKFGKEDKAKTANLNIYLQVNNVLNTRNILSVYGATGNANDDGYLSEARYQSAIAQVNSEQSFREYYALKVNNPYNYGLPRTIRLGIKFDF
- a CDS encoding T9SS type A sorting domain-containing protein, which gives rise to MKGIVRIGLSLGLFLMVSGKVKADIDPALKSATAGNLSGALQNRAAGCAPATALTKLEFNNVSAVIETGGNMWQDRAQGFSAYEVPKGSKLRVLFAGALWLGGKDFNDQLKVAAVTFRQGNDFWPGPLLTDGTANVDAATCLKYDKFFMTLRQDIITFVAYNECVQSGATNCADLFPGYNVPSSILDWPGNNSDPGYDFNLAPYKDVNNDGLYNPSDGDYPWYDIKKELSCGNDRTVTLYGDQNYWWVFNDKGNIHTETGADPIGMEIRAQAFAFSTNDEVNDMTFYNYELYNRGTQTLYDTYFGQWADADVGFAEDDFVGCDVERGLGYAYNGDAFDDAGNGQTGYGANPPAVGIDFFQGPFQDNDGIDNPLTSNITDAIDSLGIPYKGIGIGYGDDVIDNERFGMRKFLYYFRSDQTTVNAQKEPNNANDYYRYLSGIWLDGTPFYYGGTAHQSSAGAQANGLVRCDFMFPGDTDPLMFGTLGTPVANPTTWTEANEGNTPADRRFMQSAGPFTLVPGQKNNITVGVVYARATTGNSFASVQKLQLADDKAQALFDNCFKILDAPDAPDMTIQELDRSLVIYLTNPSNSTNYKETYKEKDPFIILPYVLDNGDSTANLTDAEREELSSYRFQGYKLYQLKDATVSSSDLSNTDKARLVAQCDIKDGVGRLVNFIKDEDLGYDVPTLMVDGEDEGVRHSFLIEKDAFTQATLVNHKTYYFMAVAYAYNNYKTFDPNDGTKLDGQKKRYLESRKSVTGAIKAYTGIPHIPVPETVGTIQHANYGDGPQITRIEGSQNGTMFLDITPETEEIIVADYKMQNPVYQAGKGPIDVKVVDPLNVKPGKFYVEFLPGGALTPGQINVGLDTSYWQLVAAETMEWNGQTVAAGTVLLTSDRTIEVGNEQIIPELGISITIQQYKYPENVSGVEFSEPIFGDVFFADSSKRWLAGVEDAEGNNSQNWIRCGTQQQDCDATTYPDPNTDPCIYNDYIGEDDEELYESMAGGTWAPYRFCAVGNAENYPRATPIGNLFGNTRTMVEPGMLPNVDIVFTSDKSKWTRCPVLEMQEDENLAQGGVKKQKMRSAQSVDKDGNPDGTGTTGMGWFPGYAIDLGTGERLNMAFGEDSWLAVDNGRDMKFNPTSKLYSNLGDPIFGGKHFVYVFTNQDRELPGANRMPAYDGGTYIYNMLSSGNSANEIRVWRSCTWVGAPMLAEGFTFNDPSQIPTTAKVKLRVSKYYQRYTTDYSVYLPDTTTASNGWRPKYLFDLGDLATETSMTEARGDSILKLINIVPNPYYAYNAYETSRLDTRVKITNLPEVATVKIYNISGQLVRTLTKDSPITSLDWDLKNQAGIPIASGIYLVHVEIPDVGEVVLKWFGAMRPPDLQSF